tcTACAATTATTTCTGACATTGATGCTCATGATGATTGCAAGTCATATGTAAACTTAAACATATCTCTTCAAAATGTTTAACTCTTCTTTTCGACAGTGTCATGACAGATTTACGTTCTCATACTCCCCATGGTCAGAGTCCTCCAGATCGATACCCGGCACCAGGCTGTAGTACTCAGTGGACTGAGTCATATAAGCCTTCTCCCTGTCAGCCGAGTCCTTCATCACTTCTGTCACACTGACCGTGTCCAGCTCTGTCTTGCTGGCCTCGTCGGGCTCCTGGGAACCTTGCCTTCTCTCTGTGGAGCTAGAGCAGGAGACTCGGGGAAGAGACTCCACTGGGCTAAGCTTGATCTCCACCTCCTCGTAGATGTCCCGAGTGCTACCAAGGAGCGCCGAAGCCGGTCGAAGAAGCAGCTGGTTGTTTAGGATCCCCTCTTTCCCACGGTCAGCTCTGCCCTGCTCGGCACCTGAAGGCTGCTGTTTGTTGTCGTGTTTATAGTTGTTGTAACCAAAGTTGGGAGTCCTCTTTTTGGAGGAGCTGAAAGCAgatgtttcctttttcttcctcttccttcCACAGCACCAGCAGAGCAGCAAGGCAGAAAGGATGAGCAAGGGCAGCACGATGAAGAGCGCTGTAAGGCCGGCTGGGCGACAAATGTCACTGATCTTCAGCGACCACACGGTCCTCCGGACCAGGTGTCTAGGTGAGTAGCACGTCAAGTTCCCCACGAGATCCTCCAGTCTGGTGGTCCTGttagcctgcctgcctgcctccaGCCCTTCCAGTAGCAAACAGGAGCATTCCCAGAGGTTCCCATCCAGATCTAGTCTCTGAAGACTAGGTATCTGAAATACATCATCAGGAAGGGAATGTAGTTGGTTCCCCTGCAGATCCAGCTTCTGGAGACTATCAGAGTCCTGTAGAAAGCCTTGGGGAAGCTCCTGAAGGAGGTTCTCACTTAGGTCCACCTCGGTAAGACTAGGCTGGCCTGCCAGGAACTGCTTTGGCAACGCTCTCAGTTTGTTATGATCTAAATAAACTCTCTGCAGTGCAGAAGCTTGTTTACCActaatataaataaagctgatgtTACAGTTGGAGAGATCCAGAATCTGTACATTGGTCCCATTGCTAAACACAGCCCAGTGCACATGACTGAAGGTAGAGCTGGAGAAGTTCAAGCAACAGGCATCAGCAGGAATCTCTGAGGGAAACTGGGACAAAACAGTAGCTGCTGGACAAACACATCCACGAACTGGTCCGGTCAGCAACAGCAAGGTAAAAATCACAAGAAGGTACCACTGGAGAACCATCTCTGCAACACAAATCACAGGAAAAATGACCTCATCAGCACAAATCCCTACAGTGACCCACTCTGCTTCCTCCTCCACCCTACCTGCCTCCCAGTCTGTCCCACGGAGCAAGATGGAAGCTGATATATGGTGGTAAACTCAGCAGCTTCTCTGAGGACTCCTGTTTGCTTTGAGGACTGTAAAAGTTGGCATGGCGACAGGGATCACTGGGGAGCGGCAGTCCTCTGCAGGAGAGAAAACAGATGCTCCAGTGAAGGTTTCGCTGTGTATTACAAGACAAAGACAAAGatcttaatttaaattttttttaaagaaatttgtcAAACTTTCTGTGGAGGCATAACCTTCATGTTTTATTGCCCCAGAAGCAATCCTATGTATTTGATTTACTACAGCATCATGTTTGGACTGGTGTgtaatatcagtgatagcacgTCTTGTTTTATTACCATTTAAAGCACTCCCCCTGTTTTAGTGAGGAGGTGATTGTGCTCTAGGAACAAAGGAGCAGGGTGGTTGTGAACTTAAAGCGTGCATTCTTGCTGCTCATGGACACCGAAACCACAACTTTAAAACCTGAACaagagttaatttattttagtaattcaatttaaaaagtgaaacgtatacattatattttctcagaaaaatgtgaatatcacgtaagaccaataaaaaataattttttatacaGAAAATGGACAATGTCAGCCTGATGAAAAGTATATCTGGCTGGTGCCAACGTCCAATAGGCATTGAGCGAGTGGCGGGGTACAACCCAGACAGATGCCCATTCCATCACAGGatggatttaaaattaaaacactttatttacttttatctgaaaagaacactttggaccactgagcaatagtCCACTATGAGGCCTTTTTCTCCTTATCCCAGCAAAGACTTTTATGACATTATCTCcagttcaggagtggcttaataCAAGGAAGGTGCAGTTGTAGACCATGTCTTGGATAAGTTGGTGTTTGGTTGCTCTGGAAGCTCTGACCCTAGCTTTAGTCCACACCTTGTAAATCTCCCCAAGATTCTTGACTGTTGCTTACGCACCCTTTTCTACGACAGTTTTTTCTTATACTCAACCTTCCATCAATATGTTTGGAGACAGCACACTATGAAGAGACagcttttttagattttttgatGTTTTGAGGTTTACCCTCTGATTATCTGCTGCACAACTGAAAGTCGccagtcttccccatgactgTGTAGCCCATAACATTACATTTCTGTgctaaaaaattttttttatcggGTTTATTTGATATTCAAATTAGGGAAAAACGGAATTTTGGAGTTTCTTCAGCTAAAagcaattcaattaaaaaccaACATATACCGTTTACACGGCAAAGCGTCCACAAACTGGCACTGAAGAGGGTCTTTTTTCACACCTCCATTTGCTGTcaccttattttttatttctgttttgagaGACGAAAACACATGGGAAAAACTAATGTTTCCAAGGCACAAATAAACTAATTACTGGTCACATCCTGAAATACTGGTTTACAGTGTGGCTGTCTCAGCCTAACTGCAGCACATGTGGTGAACATAAACAAGGCCTGCCATCCCTAAATGACCTACTGTACATGTGAAGCAAACAGGATGCAGGAAAGGGTGTTTGTTTTAACAGTGATGATGCAAGCTGGTCTCCAGTGCTGAAGACAGGAGCTTCATGTGATCACGTTGACAACAATTGTACACAAAGTACATTCAGCTTATGAAGTAAAGAGTAAGAAGATGATATTCAAATATGCAATTAATTCTGAGGCCAACAATACTTATCACGATAAATATGCGACAAATAAAATGCTGCAACATGAAGGTTTTGTCCTTCATCCCATGTTTCTTTGCTGCAACAACCTATAAAGCAGCATAATTATTAAAGGGGTTCTGGTTAGCTTAGATGATCCACACTAAAAGATGATCATTGCATTGTGCTCCAACTGAGAACCCCATTAAAACTGCAACTGCTATCTGGATACAAAGAGCAGTTTTTTCTGATGACTTCATTTATAAAGGggaaaaaactatccaaaccaatctgATCCTATGTGAAGAAGTAAGTCCTGCCTTTGTTAAAGATACTTGAAAGGGATTAACTTAATTTTGTTAGCTCAGTTTCACTCACCTAACCCAGGCATGAATACTTCCTGACCTGCAGAATTAAGAAGCCCCTTAAAaagacaacatgaagtaagctAAAATACCTCAAAAACCAATCCATCAAATCCTGATCTAAAGAAGTTAAAGAACAAATGAGATACAAAGTAACTggcatctatcagtctggaaagggtcaAAGGGCCATTTGTGAGGCTTcggagaaccacagtgagaaccttTGTCTACAGAGGAGCGGCCAAAAGCACAACAACtgatccaggaggtcacaaatgaacacagaacaacatctaaagctcagGGAGGAAATCTGTTCATTTAAAACGTTCAACATgtaaatgaattattttgcaaaaaacatacttttttagCACCAGCAGACAAAAAAAGGGACATATTTACTCTTGTGCATATGAGCTGACTCCCAGCATCCCTTCATAAAGCTGGGTTATTTCTCCTGGAATTACAGGACTTATAATAACATTGTTACTGTCGCAGAAGCCAGTGGGAATCTTTGAagatatataaacaaaataattattttccacATTGTTTAAGGTCAAGTAATTTAGGCCTGGCTTGGATTAAAGATAAAGATAATGGCTAAAATTATCGCTAAACAAAGaatggtgtgttttttttattttaaaggtcaTCTGTGCTGTCTGCATAAGCACTGAATAAAAGCAAAACTTGAATGTGGAACAGCTGTAAAGTCTTTTGATTTCCCACGACCCGacctttacttttttaatgtGATGCAAAGCAAAAAGATGCAAAGTAAAAAAGACAAGAATGGGCTATTTCTGAGAATATCAGCAGGTCCAGCGAGACTCTTAAACAAAGGCAGGAAATGAGGGTCTATAGAAAGAAACCGAGCGCGTTTATGTGCTTTCTGTAACAAACTGTTTCTAAATAAACCTAAATCGACATTTCTTGCTGCAATCTCCTGTTAATTATTTGCTGGCTACAGCTGCAGAGAGTCAGGGATTTATTGGTCCAACATACAGGCTGAACTGTCCAACCCGGCAAACATGTTATTTAGCAGACATAGAAGCACGTATCTGTTGTTAGTGAGATCCAGATTATGCCCCCTTTGACCTCAGTTTGGGTCGACACAAACTTCAGAACATATCAATGCCACAGATCAACCATACACTCGTTTCACAGACAGAAAGAATCACAGTAAGAAGATTGGAATTAAAATTCACACAGTTCACAGATTAAATTGTTAAAAGTGAAAATTTTAACTATTGTTAGGCATTACTtaacagataaaaagaaaaaggttgaTCTATGTTAGATAAACTGTCTTCATGGACTGTATTCCTACACTGAAACTAAGAATACAGCAGAGAGAggttaaaacaaagacaaaggtGACATTAACATGATATAAGGACAaatatttggtttgtttttggaaaataaaccagttgttagctgtttttttcattaCACTGGTAAAAAATTAGATAAGAGATGCCCAGCTTAACAATTCATATTGATGACTATATCTGGAGACAAGCTATTCATCGTTTCATTATATCGTTATATAAagttaaagtttattttcccttctgctctttttacaaaaacagatttctatgtattttgttgagattttatgtgatagaccaacaagaTGCAAgataaatctgaaaaacatgtttcagaATCCATACTGTGTGCATTCTGCTCCCATTTCCCTaaaacctctaaataaaatccaatgtaaCCAATTGCTTTCAGAggtcagacaggtcagggatggagttgtggagaagattaaagcaacatcccaagctttgaatcaCAGCAACTCAACTAAATTGACCTGCCAGGTAAGAAATGTTATAATCAGAGAAGTAGATAAGAGATGtgttgtaactctggaggagctgcatagatTCACAGCTCAAGTGGCAGAATCTCTTGACTGGacgactatacaggtccttctcaaaatattagcatattgtgataaagttcattattttccataatgtcatgatgaaaatttaacattcatatattttagattcattgcacactaactgaaatatttcaggtcttttattgtcttaatacggatgattttggcatacagctcatgaaaacccaaaattcctatctcacaaaattagcatatcattaaaagggtctctaaacgagctatgaacctaatcatctgaatcaacgagttaactctaaacacctgcaaaagattcctgaggcctttaaaactcccagcctggttcatcactcaaaaccccaatcatgggtaagactgccgacctgactgctgtccagaaggccactattgacaccctcaagcaagagggtaagacacagaaagaaatttctgaacgaataggctgttcccagagtgctgtatcaaggcacctcagtgggaagtctgtgggaaggaaaaagtgtggcagaaaacgctgcacaacgagaagaggtgaccggaccctgaggaagattgtggagaagggccgattccagaccttgggggacctg
This genomic interval from Girardinichthys multiradiatus isolate DD_20200921_A chromosome 6, DD_fGirMul_XY1, whole genome shotgun sequence contains the following:
- the si:ch211-106k21.5 gene encoding peroxidasin; translation: MVLQWYLLVIFTLLLLTGPVRGCVCPAATVLSQFPSEIPADACCLNFSSSTFSHVHWAVFSNGTNVQILDLSNCNISFIYISGKQASALQRVYLDHNKLRALPKQFLAGQPSLTEVDLSENLLQELPQGFLQDSDSLQKLDLQGNQLHSLPDDVFQIPSLQRLDLDGNLWECSCLLLEGLEAGRQANRTTRLEDLVGNLTCYSPRHLVRRTVWSLKISDICRPAGLTALFIVLPLLILSALLLCWCCGRKRKKKETSAFSSSKKRTPNFGYNNYKHDNKQQPSGAEQGRADRGKEGILNNQLLLRPASALLGSTRDIYEEVEIKLSPVESLPRVSCSSSTERRQGSQEPDEASKTELDTVSVTEVMKDSADREKAYMTQSTEYYSLVPGIDLEDSDHGEYENVNLS